A single Eremothecium sinecaudum strain ATCC 58844 chromosome VIII, complete sequence DNA region contains:
- a CDS encoding uncharacterized protein (Syntenic homolog of Ashbya gossypii AGL243W; Syntenic homolog of Saccharomyces cerevisiae YDR249C) produces MGYVVPGYATRRLKYYDHTVVYYPPFKRVCLPRSLKFDDLPPDIIELVFVYSGNKQLPTCNKLLYRVLKPQRHLVELFFRVNFVVDANALIPTAANTRRVPILLVEVFDRLLFIEHLNDKPSLLDEIVLIEAYCEVKRIQEAREKGETSSTASVEVERDEETGRPVRDFPQAFYVHKHIYFWNQVDRQPPVYNQMLLKLNGHFVIRQVAYLVEQVIRWFFRENNENYDVYHLFHALSLILHLSVLHDLQLDKVEPLVVLIDHLFFESISNLTTLLIATEETLLSRKYRIVEKFVHKFYCGKNDLLSDDYLWLKLREANDNNLTKIILGQGGRPSFNAVL; encoded by the coding sequence ATGGGATATGTCGTGCCAGGATATGCTACTCGTAGACTAAAATATTATGATCATACGGTTGTATACTATCCGCCTTTTAAGCGGGTTTGTTTACCAAGAAGCCTAAAGTTTGATGACTTGCCGCCAGATATAATTGAGCTAGTATTCGTGTACAGTGGGAATAAACAGCTGCCAACGTGCAATAAACTGCTGTATAGGGTGCTAAAACCTCAAAGACATCTAGTGGAACTGTTTTTTCGAGTTAATTTCGTTGTCGATGCAAATGCATTAATTCCGACCGCGGCGAATACTAGGCGCGTTCCAATTTTACTGGTCGAAGTGTTTGACAGATTACTGTTTATAGAGCACTTGAATGATAAACCTTCATTGCTGGATGAGATTGTGTTGATTGAGGCTTACTGCGAAGTGAAGAGAATTCAAGAGGCTAGAGAAAAGGGGGAGACGAGTTCAACAGCAAGCGTCGAGGTTGAGAGAGATGAGGAGACAGGTAGGCCAGTGAGGGACTTTCCACAGGCATTTTATGTGCACAAGCACATCTATTTCTGGAACCAGGTAGATAGACAGCCTCCAGTTTACAACCAGATGTTGTTGAAGCTAAATGGGCACTTTGTCATACGACAGGTTGCTTATTTGGTAGAACAGGTGATTCGGTGGTTCTTCCGcgaaaataatgaaaattATGATGTGTATCACCTTTTTCATGCATTAAGCCTAATATTGCATTTATCTGTACTGCACGATTTGCAGTTGGACAAGGTGGAGCCTCTGGTAGTGCTAATTGACCATCTTTTCTTTGAAAGTATCAGTAATCTTACAACTCTCCTTATAGCGACGGAAGAAACGCTTCTTTCACGCAAGTACAGAATTGTTGAAAAGTTTGTGCATAAGTTTTACTGCGGTAAGAATGATCTACTGTCCGACGATTATCTTTGGTTAAAGTTACGAGAAGCTAACGATAATAATCTGACCAAGATAATTTTAGGACAGGGTGGAAGACCGAGCTTCAACGCCGTGCTTTGA